A stretch of Henckelia pumila isolate YLH828 chromosome 4, ASM3356847v2, whole genome shotgun sequence DNA encodes these proteins:
- the LOC140864973 gene encoding patatin-like protein 6, with protein sequence MACIGVDNVKSYSFGLREPSIDADKLSYEIFSILETNFLFGCDDEKMWVPKLQLRSKEEDGVQAGRWKVCILSIDGGGMHNILSGKALSFLETALKRKSGDPNARVADYFDVAAGAGVGGIFTAMLFASNDQSRPIFHADDTWKFLEAEGEKLCHPAKTRGYKGNILTRFFRKTGGADFAATGLEKAIKEAFKDEKTGRSLTLKNTLKPVLIPCYDLASMAPFLFSRADALESDGFDFNLWEVCMATAAEPGLFGPVCMKSVDGSTRCFGVDGGLAMNNPTAAAITHVLHNKQEFPFVKGVEDILVLSLGAGGQVLGGSFDYEEVKKWKSKDWARPSARISADGSAELVDQAVALAFGQSRGSNYVRIQANGTNLGRHGSNIESCPTPSKVKMLIGAADDMLKQKNVESVLFNGKRIGERSNFEKLEWFAEQLVLEHQRRSCGIAPTVTFKQATPKTS encoded by the exons ATGGCGTGTATTGGTGTGGATAATGTTAAAAGTTATTCGTTTGGATTGCGAGAACCCAGTATTGATGCGGATAAATTGAGCTACGAGATTTTCTCGATACTGGAAACCAATTTTTTATTCGGCTGTGATGATGAGAAGATGTGGGTTCCGAAGCTGCAGCTCAGAAGCAAAGAAGAAGACGGGGTTCAGGCAGGGAGGTGGAAGGTATGCATCCTCAGCATAGATGGCGGTGGGATGCACAACATTCTATCGGGTAAAGCGCTGTCGTTTTTGGAGACGGCGTTGAAAAGGAAGTCCGGCGATCCAAACGCGAGAGTTGCTGATTATTTCGACGTCGCCGCGGGGGCCGGAGTGGGTGGTATTTTCACGGCGATGCTTTTCGCCAGCAACGATCAGAGCCGCCCGATCTTCCACGCCGATGACACGTGGAAGTTTCTGGAGGCGGAGGGGGAAAAACTCTGCCACCCCGCGAAAACACGCGGTTACAAAGGCAACATACTCACGCGATTTTTCAGGAAAACCGGTGGCGCGGATTTTGCCGCCACCGGTTTGGAGAAGGCGATAAAGGAAGCTTTCAAGGATGAGAAAACCGGGCGCAGCTTAACGTTGAAAAATACTTTGAAACCGGTTTTGATTCCTTGCTACGACCTCGCAAGTATGGCGCCGTTTCTGTTCTCCCGAGCAGATGCTCTCGAATCAGACGGCTTCGATTTCAACCTCTGGGAGGTATGTATGGCCACCGCAGCTGAACCCGGTCTATTCGGCCCGGTTTGCATGAAGTCGGTTGATGGGTCGACACgttgctttggtgtggacggaGGGTTGGCGATGAACAACCCCACGGCGGCGGCTATTACCCACGTGCTGCATAACAAACAGGAATTCCCTTTTGTGAAAGGGGTCGAGGATATTTTGGTACTTTCACTCGGAGCCGGCGGCCAGGTTCTCGGAGGCAGCTTTGACTACGAGGAGGTCAAGAAATGGAAGTCCAAAGATTGGGCTCGGCCGTCGGCTAGGATTTCGGCCGATGGCTCCGCCGAGTTGGTTGACCAAGCCGTGGCTTTGGCTTTCGGTCAGAGCCGTGGCAGCAATTACGTCCGCATTCAG GCTAATGGAACCAACTTGGGTCGACATGGTTCAAACATCGAGTCATGCCCTACTCCTAGCAAAGTGAAAATGCTGATCGGAGCGGCTGATGATATGCTGAAACAAAAAAACGTCGAATCGGTCCTCTTCAATGGTAAAAGGATAGGAGAGAGGAGCAATTTCGAGAAACTCGAATGGTTCGCTGAGCAGCTAGTGCTGGAACATCAGAGGAGGAGTTGTGGAATAGCTCCCACTGTTACATTCAAGCAAGCTACCCCAAAAACCTCTTGA
- the LOC140863725 gene encoding protein disulfide isomerase-like 1-4: MAMKSVMILSVFLYLICFSISVQSSKPDQDEDLTFLEQDDNNFAESTDSVNSYVNPRDYENYDDLEEDDYFSAYSDDDGGYSAPEVDETHVVVLKESNFSEFLQKNRFVMVEFYAPWCGHCQALAPEYAEAATELKDEEVVLAKIDGTEETELAQKFDVQGFPTVYFFVDGIQKPYTGHRTKDSIVSWLKKKIGPVLQNITTIDEAQSILAAQDKLVLGYLESLVGSDSEELGAASKLEDDVSFYQTTSSDVAKLFHVDPLIKRPALAVIKKEAEKLSIFDGQFTKSEIADFVFENKVPLVTNLTRESARQVFENPIKKQLIIFATSSDSEKLYPTFLEAAKTVKGKLLCVYVELDNEDVGKEVSEYFGVSGASPRVIAYTGNDDARKFLLDGELTISSIKSFGKNFLQDNLRPFYKSDPIPEKNDGDVKIVVGNNFDEIVLDESKDVLLEIYAPWCGHCQSLEPIYDKLGKHLRGVDSLIIAKMDGTTNEHPRAKPDGFPTLLFFPAGNKSFDPITCDTDRTVVAYYKFLKKHASIPFKLHKPASQQRTAASSDSTASHEASSYDVKDEL, from the exons ATGGCAATGAAATCTGTGATGATTCTTTCAGTTTTCCTGTACTTAATTTGCTTCAGTATATCTGTACAGTCGTCAAAACCTGACCAAGATGAAGATCTCACTTTTCTTGAGCAAGACGACAACAATTTTGCCGAATCAACTGATTCAGTTAATTCCTACGTCAATCCGAGAGATTACGAGAATTACGACGATTTAGAGGAAGACGATTATTTTTCGGCGTATTCGGACGATGACGGCGGATACAGTGCGCCGGAGGTGGACGAGACCCACGTGGTGGTTCTGAAGGAATCAAACTTCAGCGAGTTCCTCCAGAAGAATAGGTTTGTGATGGTGGAGTTTTACGCGCCTTGGTGCGGGCATTGTCAGGCACTGGCTCCGGAGTACGCAGAGGCGGCGACGGAGCTCAAGGATGAGGAGGTGGTGCTGGCAAAGATCGATGGCACGGAGGAGACGGAGCTGGCGCAGAAGTTCGATGTGCAGGGGTTTCCTACTGTTTACTTCTTCGTGGATGGGATTCAAAAACCCTATACTGGTCACCGCACCAA AGATTCTATTGtttcttggttgaagaaaaagaTAGGGCCGGTACTGCAAAATATTACAACGATTGACGAGGCACAAAGCATTCTGGCAGCTCAAGACAAATTAGTTTTGGGCTATTTGGAAAGTTTGGTG GGTTCAGATAGTGAGGAACTTGGTGCTGCCTCAAAGCTTGAAGATGATGTTAGCTTTTACCAGACCACATCTTCAGATGTGGCAAAGCTCTTCCACGTCGATCCTCTCATCAAACGTCCAGCTTTGGCTGTAATTAAAAAAGAAGCTGAAAAACTTAGCATTTTTG ATGGCCAGTTCACTAAGTCGGAAATAGCAGACTTTGTATTTGAGAATAAGGTTCCTCTTGTCACCAATTTGACACGTGAGAGTGCACGACAAGTGTTTGAAAATCCTATCAAGAAACAG TTGATAATTTTTGCCACTTCCAGTGATTCGGAGAAATTATATCCAACATTTCTAGAAGCAGCAAAAACTGTCAAGGGAAAG CTTCTATGTGTTTATGTGGAATTGGATAATGAAGATGTCGGGAAAGAAGTCTCCGAATACTTTGGAGTCAGTGGAGCCTCGCCAAGG GTTATTGCATACACAGGAAATGATGATGCCAGGAAGTTTTTATTGGATGGAGAATTGACCATTAGCAGCATCAAG TCTTTTGGCAAAAATTTTTTGCAAGATAATCTTCGGCCCTTCTACAAATCCGATCCTATTCCTGAAAAG AATGATGGAGATGTCAAAATAGTAGTGGGCAACAACTTTGATGAAATCGTGTTGGATGAGTCCAAAGACGTACTTCTTGAG ATATATGCTCCTTGGTGTGGGCACTGTCAATCTTTAGAACCTATATACGACAAGCTTGGCAAGCATTTGAGAGGGGTAGATTCCCTCATCATTGCCAAGATGGATGGGACAACAAATGAGCACCCTCGAGCTAAG CCAGATGGTTTCCCCACTCTTCTTTTCTTCCCAGCTGGCAACAAGAGTTTTGATCCT ATTACTTGTGACACCGACCGCACAGTTGTGGCCTACTACAAATTCTTAAAGAAACACGCATCCATTCCTTTCAAGCTTCATAAACCAGCCTCACAACAGAGAACTGCAGCTTCTTCAGATTCCACTGCAAGCCACGAAGCGAGCAGTTATGACGTGAAAGATGAATTATGA
- the LOC140864283 gene encoding caffeoylshikimate esterase-like translates to MKHTHPVAEANDTSPFGSLTPEEFYARHSVDHGSAYINSKQNLKLFTQWWIPIQQQTPLKGIVCVVHGYTGESSWFLQLTSVHIAKHGFAVCAIDHFGHGFSEGLIAHLPDMNLVVDECILFFNSFRARYDPDLPAFMYAESLGGAIALLITLRGDGILPDKKFDGVVLNGAMCGISDKFKPPWPLEHFLSLAAFLVPTWCVVPTRGSIPGVSFKVEWKRKLAIASPRRPLLRPRAATAQELMRVCREVQGKFHEVDVPFLIVHGGEDIVCDPACAEELYSRASSKDKTLRIYPGMWHQLAGEPDESVELVFGEVVDWLVTRAEPRG, encoded by the exons ATGAAACACACTCACCCTGTAGCCGAAGCCAACGACACGAGCCCCTTCGGCTCGCTGACGCCGGAGGAGTTCTACGCGCGCCACTCTGTCGACCATGGCTCCGCGTACATCAACAGCAAGCAAAACCTCAAGCTATTCACCCAGTGGTGGATCCCCATTCAGCAGCAAACCCCGCTCAAAGGTATCGTGTGCGTGGTGCACGGCTACACCGGCGAATCCAGCTGGTTCCTGCAGCTCACCTCCGTGCACATCGCCAAGCACGGATTCGCCGTGTGCGCTATCGATCACTTCGGCCACGGCTTCTCCGAAGGCCTGATTGCTCATTTGCCGGACATGAATCTGGTTGTGGATGAATGTATTTTGTTCTTCAACAGTTTCCGCGCTAGGTATGACCCGGATTTACCTGCCTTCATGTACGCGGAGTCGCTTGGCGGTGCTATTGCGTTGCTCATAACGCTTCGCGGTGATGGAATTTTACCGGATAAGAAGTTCGACGGCGTCGTTTTGAATGGGGCTATGTGTGGGATCAGTGATAAGTTCAAGCCACCATGGCCGTTGGAGCATTTCCTTTCCCTTGCTGCGTTTTTGGTTCCGACGTGGTGTGTTGTGCCTACTCGCGGCTCCATACCCGGTGTTTCCTTCAAG GTGGAATGGAAGCGAAAACTGGCAATTGCGAGTCCCAGGAGGCCTTTGTTGAGGCCTCGTGCAGCCACAGCACAAGAACTGATGAGGGTATGTAGGGAAGTGCAAGGGAAGTTCCATGAAGTTGATGTGCCTTTTCTGATTGTGCATGGTGGAGAAGACATCGTGTGTGATCCGGCTTGTGCAGAGGAGCTCTACAGCCGCGCGTCCTCCAAGGATAAGACCCTTAGGATCTACCCTGGAATGTGGCACCAGCTAGCGGGAGAACCAGATGAAAGTGTGGAGCTTGTGTTTGGGGAGGTTGTGGATTGGCTTGTGACAAGAGCAGAGCCTCGCGGTTGA